The nucleotide window GACGTACGTTTCGGTGCCCAGGTCAATCAATCGCTGGGCCAATTCCTCTACCCGGGCTCGGCTTTCGGCGAACACCAACCGCTTCTGTCCACGATGCAGAGCGGAAATGATCTTGGCCGCATTGGTCACCGAGCCGACATAGTCCAGCTCGACGTCGGCACTCGTCGAGCCGGGCACCTCGGGATTGATCACCTGCGCAGACCGCCGTCCCCGGCCCGATCCTTGGAGCCAGGTCAGCAGTTCCGGCGCGTTTCCCACCGTCGCCGACAGCCCGATTCGTTGCAGCGGCCGGCCAACCAGCTCCGCGATTCGCTCCAGCACCGCCAGCAGATGCCACCCGCGATCGTCACCGGCAAAGGCGTGCACCTCGTCAACGACCACTGTCCGGACCTCGGACAGCAGGATGCGTGCGTCGATCGTGGTGGACACCAACATGGCTTCGAGCGATTCGGGCGTGGTCAGCACAATGTCAGGGCGATCGATCGCGATCCGGCGGCGGGCACCAGCACCGGTGTCACCATGGCGGACGGCAACGCTCCGGCCGAGCCAGCCGGCATAACTTGCGATCCGCGGCTCGAGGTTGTTCAGCAGAGCCCGCAGTGGGCACACGTAGAGCACCGACGGCCCGGCCCAGGATTCGTTTGCCATCCGCGTCAGCAGCGGGAAGAGTGCGGCCTCCGTCTTCCCGCCCGCGGTCGGCGCGAGCAACAGGGCGTCCTCGCCGGCCACGACCGGCGCAATCGCCGCCTGCTGCAACGGTCGAAGCTCCCGCCAACCGAGGGTGTTGACGATGTGGTGCTGCAGCACCGGATGCAGTTCGGAAAACCCTGCAGGCGTTGACATGGCACTCCTCACAGCTCGAGGTCGATGTCGCCCGCGCGCGCCGGTTGCGCCAGATTCCTTTCGACGTCGGTCAACTCACCGGAGCTGACGGTGAGCTGATAGTGCTGGCGCGGATCGAAGTCGTCGAATTGATCAACGCGATCCAGCACATCACCGACGAGCTTCTTCAGGAACACCCGCGGCGCGATTCCGACCTGACCACCCAACGATCCGGCCACGGCGTCGGCCAGCAAGCCCAGGTAGTCGTCGTCGACCAGGGTACGGATCCGGTCGCCCTGGGTGCTGCCTTCGGCGTAAAGATCACGGACCCGCTGGCCCAGCTCGACCAGGCTGTCATGATCAAATCCACGCAGCCGGATCTGCACCGCCCGCGGGTTGTCAAATCGTGGATCGGTGTCGAAGTCGACGCGCAGTCGGCCGGCCAACGGTGGCAGCCGGGAAATTCCGGACGGACCTTCGAAGAAGGCCGGGGTGCCAGTGATCAACAAGTACAAGCCGGGAAACCGGCCCGCATCCACCTCGTCGATCAACTGCCGCATCGCGTTCAGCGCCTTGTCCCGGACGTCACCGCGCATCCGCTGCAGGGTTTCGACCTCGTCAAGCACGACCAACAGCCCTGGGTGCCCAGCATCGCGCAGCACCACAAGCAGTCCTTGTAGTGCACCCATGGCGCCGAAATGATCAAGGTCGCCCTTGATCCCGGCTGACCGCTTCGCGGCCGCGGCAACGTGCGGCTGCCCGCCGAGCCAGGCCACCAGTGCTTCCGCCCGGGCCGTGTCACCGGTGTCGACGGCCGACCGGTACGCCCGCAGCACCGCGGCGAACGCGGGCGTGGAAGGCCTTCCACTCCTGCCAGCCGTCGCCCTCGGCGATAGCCTGTTCGGTGATCACCCAGGATCCGGCCTCGCGTTGGCGGCGCTGGACCAGGCCGATCCGGCTCATCAGCTCGGCCAGGACGGTTTCACGGATCGGATGCCGCTGATCGCCGGGTTCGAGCAGCAACTCGGAGATGCCTGGCAGGTGGCTGTGGTTCTCGAGCCCATCAATGCCGTACAGACCCATCGCGCTCGACTCGGACAACTCGGAGACCAGCTGCGGGTGATGCAGGAACACCGACTCCTGCACCCACGGGATGACCTGGTAAGCCGGTGGGGCGTTGCGAACGCGTCGCTCACGCACCCAGCGGTCGTACTCGTCGGTCAGCTTGCTCTTGAAGTACTGCGCCTTGCGCCGGGCCAGCTTGAGCGGCGAATCCTCCGCCCGGTGGCCGCTGCGCAGCCAGGTGTGATCGTCTCCGCGCAGCTGCCCCGAGTAGTACTTGAGCTCGATCAGGTGCAGTCTGCGGCGGCCGAGCACCAACAGGTCGACCTCATGCCAGCGGCCGTGGCTGTCCCGGAACTCGAAGTTGGACCAGGCACGAAAAGGAGGCTGGTCGGGCAGCAGATTGCGCACGATCTGCAAGCCCTCAGCCTCGTGGGTGAGCTACGAATCAGCTACCTCGATCCACCGGTCGTCAGCGGGTGACGTCACATGTACCTCCTGTCCCCCACGACGTTCGGTCTCACCCTAAACCGTCGGCCCGGCTCGACTGACGACGCTCCGGCATCAGGTCCGCCGGAGGGCCGAGGGAGTCAGGATGCCCAGGGATCGACCAGTTCGATCCCTGTATTGGCGAAGTCCTTGGTGTTCCTGGTGGCGCAGGTGGCTGAGTTTGCTCGACAGATCGCCGCGATCTGAGCATCTGCAGTGTGGATCGGCAGGCCGGCGCGTTCGCGCGCGACCAGGATGTTGGGATAGGACTCCGCCGCACGGTCGTCGAACGCGAGGATCGCGCGGGTCTCTCGATATGGCTCCAGTGCGGAATCGATCTGCGTGGCCAGCTTCGAACGACGCCTACCGGCAGGTAGCCGACGAACGCCCGCCAACAGCTCGGCCAGCGTGATCGCCGTGATCGCGACGTCGCCAGTCAAGGTCTCGATCCAATCGATGACCTGCGCATCCGGATCTGGCCGGAAGACCTCGGACAGGACGTTCGTGTCGAG belongs to Microlunatus elymi and includes:
- the brxD gene encoding BREX system ATP-binding protein BrxD, with the translated sequence MLRAYRSAVDTGDTARAEALVAWLGGQPHVAAAAKRSAGIKGDLDHFGAMGALQGLLVVLRDAGHPGLLVVLDEVETLQRMRGDVRDKALNAMRQLIDEVDAGRFPGLYLLITGTPAFFEGPSGISRLPPLAGRLRVDFDTDPRFDNPRAVQIRLRGFDHDSLVELGQRVRDLYAEGSTQGDRIRTLVDDDYLGLLADAVAGSLGGQVGIAPRVFLKKLVGDVLDRVDQFDDFDPRQHYQLTVSSGELTDVERNLAQPARAGDIDLEL
- a CDS encoding NERD domain-containing protein, with translation MRNLLPDQPPFRAWSNFEFRDSHGRWHEVDLLVLGRRRLHLIELKYYSGQLRGDDHTWLRSGHRAEDSPLKLARRKAQYFKSKLTDEYDRWVRERRVRNAPPAYQVIPWVQESVFLHHPQLVSELSESSAMGLYGIDGLENHSHLPGISELLLEPGDQRHPIRETVLAELMSRIGLVQRRQREAGSWVITEQAIAEGDGWQEWKAFHARVRRGAAGVPVGRRHR
- a CDS encoding type II toxin-antitoxin system VapC family toxin, whose amino-acid sequence is MIVLDTNVLSEVFRPDPDAQVIDWIETLTGDVAITAITLAELLAGVRRLPAGRRRSKLATQIDSALEPYRETRAILAFDDRAAESYPNILVARERAGLPIHTADAQIAAICRANSATCATRNTKDFANTGIELVDPWAS